A stretch of the Synechocystis sp. PCC 7338 genome encodes the following:
- a CDS encoding DUF433 domain-containing protein yields the protein MATTLINHIEITPGTWVGKPRIAGHRITVQDIMIWHERMGLSPDQIVHHYG from the coding sequence ATGGCGACAACCCTAATCAATCATATTGAGATCACCCCAGGAACCTGGGTCGGAAAACCCCGCATTGCTGGGCACCGGATCACAGTTCAAGACATCATGATCTGGCATGAACGCATGGGATTATCTCCCGACCAAATCGTCCATCATTATGGTTAA
- a CDS encoding L,D-transpeptidase has translation MQKQVSPLARVALWLGGVSLTATSLVIPSTVQAQSSLNGGSAIPPLKPIPESTYIPPAAPVSTPTNPDSQALATHIVLVLGERKVYAYQNDKILASYPVAVGKKGWETPQGNFQVIQMVENPVWENPWNGKKVAASLDGPIGIRWIGFWSDGKNTIGFHGTPKKHEHFLGTAASHGCVRMRNQDVVALFGMVQNGTPVRVVQKK, from the coding sequence ATGCAGAAACAAGTCTCTCCCCTAGCCCGTGTCGCCCTTTGGTTGGGTGGTGTTAGTTTGACTGCAACTAGTCTGGTTATCCCCAGCACTGTCCAGGCCCAAAGTAGTCTCAATGGGGGTAGTGCCATTCCTCCCCTCAAACCGATTCCCGAATCCACCTACATTCCCCCAGCAGCTCCCGTCAGTACCCCCACCAATCCAGACAGCCAGGCCTTGGCTACCCATATTGTGTTGGTGTTAGGGGAACGAAAAGTTTACGCCTACCAAAATGACAAAATTTTGGCCAGTTACCCCGTGGCAGTGGGAAAAAAAGGCTGGGAAACGCCCCAAGGTAATTTCCAGGTAATTCAAATGGTGGAAAATCCGGTTTGGGAAAATCCCTGGAATGGCAAAAAGGTCGCCGCCAGCTTGGACGGCCCCATCGGTATCCGTTGGATCGGTTTTTGGAGTGATGGTAAAAATACCATTGGTTTCCATGGCACTCCGAAAAAACATGAGCATTTCCTGGGCACAGCGGCTTCCCATGGTTGCGTCAGAATGCGGAATCAAGATGTGGTGGCTTTGTTCGGCATGGTACAAAATGGCACTCCAGTGCGGGTGGTGCAGAAAAAATAG
- a CDS encoding ComF family protein: MWQSIRSLLFQTPCPLCQKPSQDNFCRDCTGQILSHRFPSNLRQWQGKFPRFVWGQYEGQLRRVLTVMKFEQQPGIGLWLGEQLAEQWLQQPQAKLKITPQVVPIPLSNRKQAERGFNQAERIAVGFCRLTGYTLRSQALQRPKDTQALFGLSPGDRQRELQSALATGPGFNTRQPWLILDDIITTGTTALEARRVMEEKGAKVWGIVAIATPSFSQPMELRQHR; encoded by the coding sequence ATGTGGCAATCAATTCGTTCCCTCTTGTTTCAAACTCCTTGTCCTCTTTGTCAAAAACCTAGTCAAGATAATTTTTGTCGGGATTGCACTGGACAAATTTTGAGCCACCGTTTTCCCTCTAACCTTCGGCAATGGCAAGGAAAATTTCCCCGCTTTGTTTGGGGCCAGTACGAAGGGCAACTGCGGCGAGTTTTAACGGTCATGAAGTTTGAGCAACAACCCGGCATTGGCCTCTGGTTGGGAGAGCAGTTGGCAGAACAATGGTTACAACAACCCCAAGCTAAACTTAAAATAACTCCCCAGGTGGTGCCTATTCCCCTTAGCAATCGCAAACAGGCTGAACGGGGATTTAACCAAGCGGAAAGAATTGCCGTCGGTTTTTGCCGCCTCACAGGTTATACCCTGCGCTCTCAGGCTTTACAACGGCCCAAGGATACCCAAGCGTTGTTTGGTCTTAGCCCCGGCGATCGCCAACGGGAATTGCAGTCTGCCCTCGCTACGGGGCCAGGGTTTAACACTCGCCAGCCTTGGTTAATTTTGGATGATATTATTACCACCGGCACCACCGCCCTAGAAGCCCGACGGGTCATGGAAGAAAAGGGAGCTAAAGTGTGGGGCATCGTGGCGATCGCCACACCGTCTTTTTCCCAGCCCATGGAACTTAGACAGCATCGATAA
- a CDS encoding cysteine desulfurase family protein: protein MERPLYFDNHATTALDPRVLEAMLPYLREQYGNAGSAHFYGWQASAAIKQARQEIAETMGAQPEEIIFTSGATEANNLAIRGVAEAYFAQGKHLVTVATEHQAVLAPCLYLESLGFEVTYLPVQPNGLLDLTELERALRPDTILVSVMAANNEIGVVQPLEKIGRLCYQKSIIFHCDGAQALGKIPLDVGQLNIDLLSFTGHKIHGPKGVGGLYRRQNPGVRLAPQLLGGGQEGNFRSGTLPVPLIVGLAKALAIAGEDLVSEGDRQRALRDQLWQGLAKITGVVLNGDYEQRLPGNLNVSITGVDPKALLTALQPRLALSSGSACSSYRTEASHVLYALGRDKTSAQASLRFGLSRFTTQTEIDQAIAIVADTVSRL, encoded by the coding sequence ATGGAACGGCCCCTTTACTTCGACAACCACGCCACCACCGCCCTCGATCCTAGAGTACTAGAAGCCATGCTCCCTTACCTGAGAGAGCAGTATGGCAATGCGGGCAGTGCCCATTTTTACGGTTGGCAAGCCTCAGCGGCCATTAAACAAGCTAGGCAGGAAATTGCCGAGACCATGGGGGCCCAACCAGAAGAAATTATTTTCACCAGCGGTGCTACAGAAGCTAATAATTTGGCCATTCGGGGAGTGGCGGAAGCTTACTTTGCCCAAGGGAAACACCTGGTGACCGTAGCCACGGAACATCAAGCAGTGTTGGCTCCCTGTCTTTACCTGGAATCCCTGGGGTTTGAGGTGACCTATTTGCCCGTACAGCCCAATGGTTTACTGGATTTAACCGAGTTGGAAAGGGCTTTACGGCCCGATACCATTCTTGTTTCCGTGATGGCAGCCAACAATGAAATTGGCGTGGTGCAACCCCTGGAGAAAATTGGCAGGTTATGTTACCAAAAATCGATCATTTTCCATTGTGATGGGGCTCAAGCCCTGGGCAAAATTCCCCTGGATGTGGGGCAATTGAACATTGATCTATTGTCCTTCACTGGGCACAAAATCCATGGACCCAAGGGCGTTGGCGGACTATATCGGCGTCAAAATCCGGGGGTGAGGTTAGCGCCCCAACTGTTGGGGGGGGGACAGGAAGGGAATTTTCGTTCGGGAACTCTGCCGGTGCCGTTGATTGTCGGTTTAGCCAAAGCCTTGGCCATAGCAGGGGAAGACTTAGTTTCAGAAGGCGATCGCCAGCGGGCATTGCGGGATCAACTCTGGCAGGGTCTAGCAAAAATTACGGGGGTGGTGCTGAATGGGGACTATGAACAACGGTTACCGGGCAACCTCAATGTCAGTATTACCGGAGTCGATCCCAAGGCGTTGCTGACTGCATTGCAACCCCGCTTGGCCCTATCTTCTGGTTCCGCCTGTTCTTCCTACCGCACCGAAGCTTCCCATGTGTTGTATGCCCTGGGCCGGGATAAAACCAGTGCCCAGGCCAGTCTCCGTTTTGGTTTAAGCCGGTTCACCACCCAGACAGAAATTGACCAGGCGATCGCCATTGTGGCGGATACAGTATCTAGGTTATGA
- a CDS encoding SGNH/GDSL hydrolase family protein yields the protein MAKSPQNKQWLANTLLVLGSLCFAVVVTEVALRLMGISYPSFYQVDPQRGHSLIPNFTARWTHEGNGLVSINANGLRDRHYEKEKSADTYRIVVLGDSFSEAIQVNEDETYWSAIEKNLASCPGLMGKTVEVINFGVGDYGTAQEYLTLQHHAIEYQPDLVLLQIFTGNDIVNNSRQLSPGDRLAPFWEEVEGKWQMKFDFKETSAYQRRDSTPRRLLYGLINRVRLLQVLNEAKRQWVTQRTLTTQQEANTDIIPALDFDVNLYREPTDPAWKQAWAATESLITAISQLSKEEKADFLAVVISNPPQVYPDRQVREQLKQLGAQNLFYPDQRLAQLGQKENFAVLTLAKTMQQKADAKQSYWHGFDNTIPGVGHWNVQGHQLAGQLIGDRLCPMVTEPKK from the coding sequence TGGCCCTGAGGCTGATGGGGATTAGTTATCCCAGCTTTTACCAAGTAGATCCCCAACGGGGTCATAGCTTAATTCCCAATTTCACCGCCCGTTGGACCCATGAAGGCAATGGTTTAGTGAGCATTAACGCCAACGGCCTGCGCGATCGCCATTACGAAAAGGAGAAATCGGCGGATACGTACCGCATTGTGGTGTTGGGGGATTCCTTTTCCGAAGCAATTCAAGTTAATGAAGATGAGACCTATTGGAGTGCCATAGAAAAAAATTTGGCCTCCTGTCCTGGCTTAATGGGCAAAACGGTGGAAGTGATTAATTTTGGCGTGGGGGACTACGGCACTGCCCAGGAATATTTAACCCTCCAGCACCATGCTATTGAATACCAACCGGATTTAGTGTTGCTACAAATCTTCACCGGCAATGACATTGTCAATAATTCTCGACAGTTAAGCCCTGGCGATCGCCTAGCGCCCTTTTGGGAAGAGGTGGAAGGTAAATGGCAAATGAAGTTCGATTTTAAGGAAACAAGTGCCTATCAACGGCGGGATAGTACTCCAAGAAGATTGCTGTACGGCTTGATCAACCGGGTGCGGCTGTTGCAGGTGCTCAACGAAGCCAAACGGCAATGGGTGACCCAACGGACTTTAACCACCCAGCAAGAGGCTAATACTGACATCATTCCCGCTCTGGATTTCGACGTTAATTTATATCGGGAACCCACTGATCCCGCCTGGAAGCAAGCCTGGGCCGCGACGGAGTCCCTAATAACGGCAATTAGTCAGCTAAGTAAGGAAGAAAAGGCTGATTTTCTAGCAGTGGTAATTAGTAACCCTCCCCAGGTGTACCCCGATCGCCAAGTGCGGGAGCAATTAAAACAGTTGGGGGCGCAGAATTTGTTCTACCCTGACCAGCGGTTGGCACAATTAGGGCAAAAGGAAAATTTTGCTGTGTTGACCCTGGCGAAAACCATGCAACAAAAAGCCGATGCGAAGCAGAGCTATTGGCACGGTTTTGATAACACCATTCCTGGGGTAGGCCATTGGAATGTTCAAGGCCATCAACTGGCCGGTCAGTTAATTGGCGATCGCCTTTGTCCAATGGTTACAGAGCCAAAAAAGTAA